One Lagopus muta isolate bLagMut1 chromosome 3 unlocalized genomic scaffold, bLagMut1 primary SUPER_3_unloc_1, whole genome shotgun sequence genomic window carries:
- the LOC125687452 gene encoding uncharacterized protein LOC125687452: MRRTLSDPEGRRRFLAGPLVCSRKRDPNPDPKRDPNPDPKRDPNPDPKRDPNPDPKRDPNPDPKRDPDPDGDPSADLEPSEWHGRRVDYILYREGGTELSTEVSALGFVTALASRSDHLPVSLTLSVSPTTAGGPDPQVPPPPFFGPQPLLRILTPRCPPRSPNGPKWPQVAPNGPQ, translated from the exons GACTCTTTCAGATCCGGAGGGTCGGCGGCGTTTCCTGGCCGGACCCCTGGTGTGCAGCCGCAAACGTgaccccaaccctgaccccaaacgtgaccccaaccctgaccccaaacgtgaccccaaccctgaccccaaacgtgaccccaaccctgaccccaaacgtgaccccaaccctgaccccaaacGTGACCCCGACCCCGACGGTGACCCCAGCGCTGACCTCGAGCCCTCAGAGTGGCACGGGCGGCGCGTGGATTACATCCTATACAGGGAGGGGGGCACGGAGCTCAGCACG GAGGTCTCGGCGCTGGGCTTTGTGACGGCTCTGGCCTCTCGCTCCGATCACCTCCCCGTCTCTCTGACCCTCAGCGTCAGCCCCACAACTGCTGGGGGCCCAGACCCACAagtgcccccccccccattctTCGGCCCCCAGCCGCTCCTCCGAATTCTGACCCCCAGGTGCCCCCCAAGgtccccaaatggccccaaatggccccaagtggccccaaatggcccccAATGA